Genomic window (Vibrio coralliirubri):
CACTATCGGTGCTGTTCCGAAAACAAAAAGCTCGCCATACAATGACGAGCCTTAGTGATTATTGGAGCTTAACGGTTATAAGACCCGAGCATTAACCGATCTAGCCATTAAGACACTTGATCGCGTAAAGCCAATTCAACGTTTTTCAACACTTTGAACTCTTCTCGAGTACAACCGCGCGCCACGGAAACCCAATGGTCGCCAGTTTCATCGGCTCCTTTAAACTCTGCACGTAACTCATATCTTCGCCATGTAACAAACGCCAAAATAAAGGTCAGTGCAAGCATCGGCAAACCGAACTGAGGAACGAATGCCCAAGTCGCTGCCGAGAGGACTAAAGCCAACGAAACGATATTGATTGCGTTTTCTTTAAGACCCAATTGACGAATTTCTAACTGTTTGATTTTACGTAAGCTGTAAACATCCTTCTTAACTCGGAGTTCATCAGAACTCACCAGAAAGTCTGATGCTTTGTATGACCTACGAAGTCGCACTAAATTCGCTAACCTGTTGCGTGTTTGATTCTTTTTCATCGCCTTTCTCCATGTCATTAAAGGTTAGTAAAAACTAATATAATCATGAAGTTAATGAACGAATTCTTATTTTATAAATCAAGCCAATGCTAAAATCAAGTCTATGTAATTAATAATAATTATAACAATATCACTTGGTATACAAAATTCAGATAAAAAGAAGGTTCATTAGCGCGTTGCTTCATCACAAACCGGTGTACTTTATTTAAGTGGGATATAGGCCGACAATGGTTCCAATAACCGACCAAACGGATTAACCGGCGGGCATGATTCCTCCTACTTTGTAACCACTTGTTTCAACGCGATTTTTGGGACAAATTTCGTGTTCAAGGAATGCTGAACAGTGGTCACATAACGCTCTACTTATCATAGGTAGTACAACCTCTTCACCACTTATCCATTCAGCATTTAAATTCCTGAATCACTCAATTGAACATATCAACATAGCTTATCGATTAAGCAATTGATCTCATAATGTAGAGCCTGTACGCTTACACTATGCACACGGTTACCTAATGGAGATCACGATGAACGAACTACTGACATGCGCTATGGAACAGAAACAACGAACAACGGTAACGAGTTTATTCGCAAGAAATGGGTTTAAGATTGCAACGACTGACTTTGATGATGTGACTTTCGAACGTGAAAGTGTGTTGGTCAACGTTCGATTTGATTCCTCTTCTAACGTCGAATCGATTTCGGTTTTAAGCGAGTAGGATTTATCACCTCAAACGTTAGCGTAAAGCAGGTAAGGGCAATCAACTGAAGGTGTGGCGAAGCATCAGCTCTCTTCATTGACCAAATACAATTGTAAAATAGAGCTTATTGCCTGCTTTTCACGCCATTCTTAAAGTGCGCTAACTGCCAACGCTCGAATAATTCCATCTTATTTCTGAGCTCCCTTTCTTCTTATGATTAATTATTCTCTACTTGTTCACCATTCTCACTTTCCTCAAAAAACGCATTAATGATAATTCTACCAATAATTAGCAATTCCATGAGCTTGGCTTATATTTGTTAGTACCCTTTGAACAAAAATCGAAGTGATGCCTATGCTCCTAACTCGGTTAATTTATGTCAGTACGCTCTGTGAAAGTTGCGATTCTCATGCTTTGAACGACATTCTTCAGATTTCACACGACCGCAATAAGCAAAGCCATTTAACTGGCCTTCTAAGCCACAATGATAAGTATTTCCTGCAATGCATTGAAGGTTCGAGAACCGCAGTGAACCATACTTACAATCATATTTTGAATGACAAGCGACACAAAAACGTCATGATTTTATATTTCAAAGAGATCGATTGTAGGCAGTTTGGTGATTGGTCTATGGGTGATATTCCACAATCTAGTCTCACTGAACTGGTTAATTTACAGTTTTCAACATCCGATCAGTTCAACCCGTATGAGATGTCAGGAGAAAGTGCCTACCGAATGCTTCTGGAACTGAAACAGAATTTGCCATCAGAATAGAGCTTCGCTCCGACTGAATCCCTAGAGTTAGCAACAAAAAGCCCCAACGTATGGGGCTTTTTGGCGTTTTGTTATAGAGACATCTATTCGATATTCTTCGGTGAACTCTACTCGCTCTCGCTGCTCACCGCTTCTTGTTCACTGCCAGCAAGAGCTTGCTGTTCGGCGGTAATATCAGATTCTTTGAACACAATGAACGCGCGGCGGTTTAATGCATCGGCTTTTTCAGAGCGTTCATTAATCGCAGGCTGCAACTTACCAAATGACTTCACTTCCCAGATGAACTGCTTAGGGTCAAGTTTGGTTTTGAGGTACTCAACCACCGTTTCTGCGCGGCGCTCTGCCAACTTTTCATTGTAAGAAAGTGAACCCGCTTGGTCGGTGTGCCCTGCCACCATTATGCTACCTTGCAGGCCGCTCAACTTAGTTGTGAAGTCATCTAACTGCGTTAGATCTTCTTGTTTGAGTACTGATTTGTCGAAATCGAAGTGTGGTGTCATTGCCATATAAACTTTACGTTCTGGTTTTGGTGGCTCACAGAAAGGCATCTCTTCGTACTTCTGAGCTTCTTCAAACACAATAAATGCACGGCGGTTCTCCGCTCGGTCTTTATCTGTCTTACCAAACAGAAGAGGTTGAGTCTCACCAAGGTGTTTCACTTCCCAGTCATAATGCGTTGGGTCTAGTTGCCCTTTCAGATAATCTGCGACCGATTTAGCACGGCGCTGTGAAAGACGTTCGTTGTATTCCAGAGAACCTTTGTAATCAGTATGGCCGACAATCGTGATACGCCCTTTGAGGCCTCTGATCTCTTTAACAAAGGTATCCAAGTTGATCTTATCGAGGTCGCGTAATTGGTATTTATCAAACGCAAAATGCTCTGCGATGGCGATGTGCACCTCACGCTCTGGCGCCAAACACTCGCTGATTAAAAACTTAGACACATCGATGCCTGCGAACTTGTCTCGGTTCTCCTGGCTCACGTACGTGTCGGTTGCACAGCCGGATAGCAGCGAGGTACTCATCACTGCGCTTATTAGGAAAATAATTGTTTTCATCTTACTCTTAACTATCACTTCGAATTCTCAACTCTTAACTTTCAACCCACTTTTGGGCTGGCTTAGATCTTACCGACTAAGTTAATGAACACACCGGATGCATCGTAGTCATCATCATTGGTTAGATCGCTATCAAATGCAGAGAAGTTATAACCAATCCCCATTTTGAAGTTCTCGCCGATGTGCTTGTTCACCGAAACTAACGCACCGTGTTCTAGCTCATCGTTGAGTGTGTCTGTTTTCCAGTGGTATTCACCCGTCACATCCCACTCTTTCATCACGCGGTAAGAAGCGCTTAATCCGTATAGGTCGATATCGCTTTTAACCAGCTCATTCGAACCAGATGCTCGTTCAAAAGCTTGCTGTTTGTCTTTATGCGCGTACTTAGTACCGACATCCCAGTGTTGGTCGATCGAATAGATCGCTTCAACTTCAATGATCTGACTGGTTTCGTCTTGATAATCCACATCGCGATCCAGTTGATCGAAATCTGCAATATACGTGTAGCGGCTCAGTAAATTGAGTCGATCGTTGTAGATCGGACGATACGCGAGGCCGCCAGTGGCTTCGGTAAATTGCGCCATGGTTTCGCCGGTGGTTTCGCTTTCGGTGATGGAGTAGTTGTACTTGCCAAATAGCGTGTACTCTTCCGTTAAATGATGCGTATAACGGTTGGTGGTCACGATTTGTTGCAGTTCTCGCTGAGCGATGTCTGGATCGTCTTCACTCTTATCTACTCGGTATTCAAATTTGTGGCTTAGGGTGATGTCGTCTAGGTCAATCGATGCATTGAAGCTGATGGACTCACGCTCAGTGGCAATGTTCTGGTCATCTTCAATTTCACCAAGCTGATAACCGATGCCCATCTCGACATCTTCCGTCACGTCGTAACCAAAGCCGTACGAGTCGATACGGCCATGACCGTCGTTTTCATCAACAAACTGGTTCTCTTGGTAGAAATCGACACTGCTAGTCAGGTCTGCACGCTGACCAACAACCACGTTGTTTTGACCTTCGTAGTTATCATCTACATAAGTTACGTAGGTTGAGTGGTCATCGGATACATCGTAAGTCACGGTAGCTTCTGCTACTTGGCCTCGGTCGCCATCGGTGTATTCACCGCCAAGAGACAAGTCTTCCAACACTTGGAATTCAGCACCAATCGACGCGCTGTCGTTTTCATCATAGTCATCCGACTGATCGACGGTCTTTTGCCCTTTGACGTAAACGCTGTTTTCGCTGTCCCACATGTATTCCAAACGCACACCCGCTAAGGTGGCATCGCTGTGCTCGTCGTTTTGATTAAGCTCTTCAGTTTGTTGCCCTGCCGCCGAAACTTTGATGTGCTCGGTGATTTTAACTTGAGTCTCGATCTCAATCGTTTCAGTATCTGTTTCTAGATTACCATCGACATCGCGCTCTTCATTGGTCGAGAAGCGAGACATAACCGCCAAACGATCGGTGGCTTGCAAACGAAGTTCAGCACCGTAAGCTTCTTGTTCAAGGTCATCGCTGCTGCTTGCGTAGCTGTATCCCGCGTCTTTGTCTCGGTACCAAAGTTTCAGGTCATTACCAACAGCACCAAAAATGGTTGGCGCAAGGTCATAAAGGCTGGTGACAGCTGTGATTTGGACACTATCACCCTCGCGGTCTTCCAATGTTTCGCCAATGGGCGTAAAGGTTAAACCACCATCGGTAGAGACGAAATTCGACTCGGTTTGCCTACCTTCACTATGCGCAAACTCAGCCTTAATGTAGGTCCCCTCAGTAGCACGTAGCGTTAAATCCGTGCCATAAGACTCGTAATCTTGATTGTCTTTCTCTTGGGTCGCGTACGTGACACCAACGCCAATATAATCGTTGATCCAGCCTTTGGCACGACCACCGTAAGACATCGCATCTAATGAGTCAGAACCTTGTGGGACGTACTCATAGTCAACAACCAGAAAGTTTTCGTAGTCGTCTCCGTTTTCTATCACGCTACCAAAGCTGTCGGATAGGATATTATCGAGTGGCTTGGTCAAAATAATTCGACCTTGGTACGGGTCAAAGTCATAGTCGACGCCCGGCTCAAGTTGGATTTCATTCTGCACTAGGCCAGATTCATCTTTTACTTTTACATAAACCTTGTCGCTTCCTGGTACCGCTTCACCGTGACGAAGGAAGTACAGAGAGCCGCCTGTGCCCAAGAACTCATCGTGTGCATACAACGAATCTGCTTCTGCGGTAAAACCGACCACGTTCAGACGATCTTCACCGTATTGTGTAGTATCGCGAGTACGATAATCAGCTTTGAAACCATAGAGGCTACGGTTGTAATCGTTGTTCTCAGTGCCTGTTAACCCCGTGTTGTAGTTACCCCACAAGTATTGAGACTTATCGTATTCAACATTGAGGTAAACCTTGCCTTTGGTGTTGACCACTTTTTCGATGTTTGAGCTATCGCCATAGTTGCCGTAATAAAGCTCATCGTCGTCTTCAAGAATATCGAACACATCCGAATCGTCGGAGGCGAACGGATGTTTGAACATGTCTTTGATTTCACTTTCTCGCGTATCGAAGTGAGTCGTTACACGAAGTTTGTCGCCAAATTTACCCTGACCAAAGTACGCTAAACGACCTTGGTTATAGATGTCATCTTGGTACTGGTCATCGACACTTAATGCATCGCTATTACCAGACACATTGTTCTTACCAACATAAAGATCAGCCAAGCCGGTTTGTGCGTAGTACGTATCTGGAATACGAACGTACAGCTTGTAGCGACGTTCATCACCATTATCAAACACAACCTTGGTAGGGAAAATGTAGGAGTCTGTTGGTAGGTATTGCTCGGCGTATAAGTTGCCATCTTCAACGTCAAATTCGTCTTCACCGATGATGACTTTATCAACGCCTTTTAAACCGGTACCAATGAACTTGGCTAAGCCCGCATTGGTCGGAATGTTGTGACGCATCAACTTAGCTTGGCCATAGCTTTTATCTTTGCTCTCCTCATCGTCGTTATCGTTTCGGTCGATATCGACTTCAGAGTCCGGCTTGACTAAGTCAGTCACACCAACGGTGGTCACATCCATGTTGCCATCTTTGTCCCACGCTTTTAGGCGGAACATCAGCTGCTCACCGACCTCAAACTGATAATCAACATCAGTTTGACCATCCCAATTGATGTCAGAGTCGTTCGCCAGTTTATCGCCTTCAAGCACAGCGATTGGCTCAGACAAGCCAAAGTCACCCACGCGGTACACTTCCAACTGATACTTTTTGATGTAGTAACCATAGTTGGTGGTAATGGTGAAACCTACGCTGTCTCGTAGTGTTCCCTGCTCGACTTCCAACTCATCGCTGACACTGACGTCGAGCACTGGGTCAAAGCGAGTGATGTCACGGCTTGCCCAAATAGCGCCTTGTTCTAGGTAAATACGCGAGCTGTCTTGGTCTTGGTTCGGCTTGGTGATTTCAATGCCAGTCGTCTCAGAACCGAGTTTTTCAAGCTTACCTGTGTCTTTCGCTACCGCCATCACAGGAATGGCCGTTAACACACACGTCGCTAAACGAGACTTAATAAATACTTTCATACAATTTCCAGATACGGTTCCAATGGCTTACTTCTGTTCACTTTATTGGTCTTTGCGATGAACGCTAAAGTTGAACTTGGTGAGCTTGTTCGGGGTAATTCGCAACACTTTCGGGTTTTCGCTTACCACTTCCATGGAGGTGGATAGCGAGTCAGTGTCCAACTTCACGAGGAAGTTCTTACCTTTCTTATTGAGTACCCATTGGTCGGGCACGTGGTAACGACCGTACTGGTCTGTGTAAATAACGATTCCCTCAACCGTCATCAACTTAACGCCCGGAATACCATCTTCGTAAATACCTTTGTTCTCGATAACGATTTCCCATAGGAAATCCTCACCATCGCGATATAGGTTTCTGGTTACATTGAGGTTTTCCGCGCTCAGTCCCTTTTTCTTGTCCGATTCATGTTTAAACTGAATCTGACCTTGTGCGTCGAACTCGATACGAGAACCCGCATCAGTCGTGACGTAGAAATTAAAACTCTGCTGTGTGCGAGTTTTAAATTGAATCACCACTTTGCTGGTTTCTGGCAGGGCTCGGTTCACGGAATGACCCCAAAGGTCACCAAGATCCAAGCCTTGCTCAAGTGCTGTGGTTATTGCGCCATCTTGAATAGCAACATCTTGACCATCACGAATGATGTGCGTCGAATCAGCGATGTAGCCTTGTGTTGCTAAGTTCGCAGTTAGCTCAACATCAAACGCGGTTGCATCAGCTTGGAATCCATCTTTGTTATGATCTTCAAAAACTTTGCCGATGATCGATGAGGTATCAAACACCTTGTCCGGCTCTATGGTCACTTTGGCGGTGTCTTCATTAGAAACAGCCGTGCCATCAACCTTCGCTACTGCTGTATTGATGTAATCGCCAAAGGTGGCGCCTACCGATACACGCAATAAGTAACGAATACGCAGCTTTTCACCCGGGTCAAAGTTCAACGATGTGAACATTAACTTGCCCGTGTCTGATGGCTCTTGAGAGATAACCTGATCGTCTTCAGTACCAAACTCACCATCAATGCCGCTCAGCACAACTTCTGATGTGTCCACGATGTATTTCAGACCACCTGGGTAGCGGTCTTCCACCGTCACGTTCTTAAAGTAAGATTCATTGTTGTTCTCAACGATGATCTCGTACTCAACCGCATCGCCAACTTGCGCGGTATCTTGCAGCGCAGACTTGGTCAGCTCCAACTCCCCAGAGTTATCAGGAATCTTCTTGATGTGAGTAGTTACGCTGTCGCTGGTTTCAGTACCGTCAGATTCAGTCGCCGTGAAGGTATTGGTAATGTCGTCATCCAAGCCCTTACCTAGCGTGCCCACTACTTCAAACGCGTAGGCATTACGTTTGTTGGATTTCAGGTTAACGGTGATGTTTAAGTCTTTATTCAACGGGAAAGAATGACGCTGAATAACCGCGCCCGAGTCGTCGACTTCGACCCCTTCAATTGTCCAATCCGTAAAGACTTTATTAGCAGTGCTGTTTTGTAGCTCACTGATCTCATCGGTTAGACGAACATTGGCCGCGTTACCTTGACCATTGTTAGTGACGGCTAAGTAATAAGTGACACTGTCGTCATCTTCGGTGTATTCAGGTTTATCAGAACGTTTTTCAACAACCAGATCAGCACTTACTGGAGGCAAGTTCAAAGCTGAGACTTGATTACCCGTTATCTGTTTAGATGCATCAGATTCCTTGGTGTTTTTCGAGCGAGCACGTGCTGTTGAACTGCCTGTCAAATCAAGGTAATAGCCAAAAACATCGATGTTGGTCAGCATGTCTTCGTTAACCGTCAAGATGAAGGTGTAATCAATCTTGCCACCCGGTGCGATGTCAACGATCGTTGCTAAATCCCTATCGGTATCAAAAGTGCCCGGCTGCGTTTCTGCACCTTCCCATGTAGCACTTAGGGTTCCTTTATCAAAGGAATTACTGTGTGAGCCATCAATATGGTCTCCCATCGATTCAGCAAACTGAGTGTAAAGCGCCACATCTTTGGCAATACCGCGACCAATGTTCTGTACGACTAAGTGATACTCGACCTCCTCACCCGGTACGTAATAAGGTGCGTCGGTAAAGAGCTCAGCCTGGACAACGGCCGCGACAGTATGAACTGGAGGGCTGACCACATCACCGCCATCGACTTGCGCGGTGTTGACGATACGTCCCGTTGCCGTATCAACCACTGTACCTTTTGAACGGAAAACGACCGTACCATGTGGAGCGATATCAACACTGTATTCTGTTGGGCTGATTTGTTCGGCGGTTGTCCCGACTGTGGTTGATTCCACCGCCATTGAAGTTGTGCCAGAAACGAAAGCTGGGCCTGTTGTATCGTCGTAATACTCAACTTCAATCGAACTCATATCATCGACAACACTGAGGTCATTGATGTTGTTGTTGGAAGTATTCTGAATCGTAATCAGGAACTCTAATTCCCCACCCGGCACATATTCCGTCTGCACATTGGTTTTCGTTGCAACAAACTCAGAATCTTTCGGTGTCATTACCACTGTAGAATCTTGTTGAGTACCGTTATAAGTGATGGTCGCCGTATTACTAATATCACCAACAGCAGTTGTACGAATCAATGCTTCGACATGGAACGTCACGGTGCTTTGTGGCGCAATATCCATGTAGGCGTCGATATCTTTGCTCAACTCAAAGCTCTCTGGGTTCACCACTGTACGGTCATCACTCGCTTCAAAGCTGACTTCCCACATTAGGAATGCCGACTCTTTTTTATCAGTCGTCGTGTCAACTTGAATGTCACTGATGATGTCTTGCAGTTGAACACCTGCAGCAAAAGAGTCAGAGCTGTTGGTTACTGTGATCTCGTAGTGGCTCAATTTGGTGACTTCGTACGTCGGAGTGTCGACTGTTTTTTCAATAGACAGCGTTGCTAGTACAGGTGTACTCGTCGCAGAGTCGTCAAAAGTCGTGCCGTCAAAAGAGGCTGATGCCAAGTTCGTGATATCACCGGTTGCAAGTGCATTGGTTGTCACCTGAATCGTGAAAACAACGCTATCTTGAGGAGCAATATCTAACGTTTCGTTAAGATCTTCGCCACTCGTTGGAGCTGGCACTGGCGTCTCACCCGTTGCTGAGGCTGCCGAGATTTGGATTGAAGCAGGCTCAAAGGCGTGCGACGTCTCACCACCAGCAATTGTGGTTTCAACAGACTGCAGCGCATCCTCAATGGCAACATCTTCTGCCCAGCCTAATCCGTTGTTTGTCACGGTCACTGTGTATTGCAGAGTCTCTCCTGGGAGGTACTCCGCCTTATCAACCTCTTTCGTGATTTCGACTTGCGCATCTTCAGGAATGTAAGTCGCATCTGCGGTGTATTCACCATCATCACCTTCGACTTTAACCATATTAGTGATCTCGCCTTTGGCCTTATCATTAACAGTGTTGGTCACGACAAATGAATAACTGTCACCCGGGTGAATGCTGTACGTCGCACTATAACCCTGTGCGTTATTAACCGCATCTTTGCGAGCATTCAGGGCTGGATCGCCACTGCCATCAAGCTGTTCGTCGCTAATGATCCAATTACCTGTCAACGCTTGCGCTTGATCTGGGCTGTTAGCCACCTCTGTCATGATGGTATCTATACGATCGGTCAGGATCTGATCCACAAGGTAGCCTTCCCCTGTATTCGCGACGGTGATCTTGTAGGAGATAGGCTGACCCGGCTGATACTTAGCGTCAGGTTCATCAATCGGAGTCGCTTCTTTGGTTAACACCAAGTACCCCGATTTTGGAGTGATATACCCCTCTCTCAAACGAATCATCTTTGAGTCGTCTAAACCATGTCGCAGATAAGCCGTATTGGTAAAACGACCTATTGCGTCATCACGAACCTTGCCTTCGATATGAATACGAACGAGCGTGTGCTGAGCACCACCACCGGTACCTGTGTCATCACGCCCAGAGATCTTAAGAGACTCAGCCGGTAGATTAATATCTGGGCTGTTTTGCCCTACCAATTTATCTAGCTCGGAGAAGTCATTCGCATTTGGGTCTAAAGGAGCAGAGTTAGCAAGAACATCATAATCAATCGTCCACTCAGTGAGTGCCGTTTGCATCGAGCCATCGACAGTTTCGACTTCAAAGCCACTGATCATATCTCGGATTGAGAACAAGCCAGTGTCAACATCATCATTGGTAATATCAATGTAGTAATTGATCGTCCCTCCCGGCACGTACTCAGGAGTATCTGTCCACTTATCAACTAGGATATTCGAGCGACCCGGATCAAGTACGATGTCGTTGGTGTCATCACCGTTCACTTTTGCCGTATTAGTGATAGTACCGGTTGCTGATGTTGATACCTTGCCTTTCACATCAAAAACAATACGCTCACCAGGACGAAGGTCGACAGTCGCATCCAAAGGGACACTTCCGTTATAGTCACCCTGTACATCATATGAACCAGCAGGTTCTACCGCAATCGCTGTTGACCACTCAGAAAACGCATCATCACCATCTTCCGTTTTAATGGCCTGAATCGCATCAATAACGCTCACATCATTTGCGATGCTATCGCCTGTGTTATCTAACGTCACTTGATACTCAACATCACCACGTGGTGCGTAAGTACAACCGCTGCCATCGTTTGAAGGAACAGAACACCCTGCCGATTCACCATCGGTATAAACTAAGGTTTTGAAGTAATCGAGCTCAACCGCTTGTGGTGGAATCTTTTCAGATGTAGCAGATTCACTGTCTGCCGTTACTCGGTTAGCGCTGATAGTACCCAATGCGTCATCGCGTATTACACCAGTTGCGTTGAACGTCAACACTTCACCTGCGGCAATATCTGTCTCGATGTTTAGGTTGCTGGTTGCGTTGTAGCCTGGTACATAAGTATCAGCGTTGGCATCAATACCATTACCGACTTCATGAGATATCTCACTCGAAACAAACGCCGACTCTACATCTCCGCCAATGACTTCAACTTGAACGTTGCTCATCACATCTTTGATGTGCACATCGTTAGCCCAACCATTTTCTGGGTTAGCCACGACAAACTCATACTCGACTTGGTCCCCCGGTAGGTAGGTGTCACCATCAGAGAACGGTTTACCATTCACCGATACCACACGTTTAGAGACACTAATCTTGTTTTCAAGCGGTAATAAATTCGCACTTCGAACACTACCGTCGTAACTAGCTCTGTTGAGGACTTCACCCAATGCATCTTCACGGATAACACCATGAATGGTAAAAGTCAGGCTTTCTTGAGGCGCGATAACGATCTCGTTATCAATGTCGAGATTGTTACCAGAAACAAAGTCAACCGCATCCGTAATTGAGCCAGCAGCTGCTGCTTTCTCTAGATTCACTTCCCAACCAGACAAAAACGGCTGGCCGACAGGGTCACTACCTGTTGTTGAAGCGTCTTCTGCAATACGAGTTTCAATCGCTGAAATAGTATCCTCTAATCGAGAACCATACTCTGTGCCATTACCTGTATTTTTAATTTGAACGCGGTAGTAAACCTCGCTTTCTCCAGACGCTTGAGAGTAATGTTCTTTCTTACTCGATAGGCCAGAATCGGAGAACACTTGCTTGCTGAATACGACTTCTGGCTCCGACATTGATGCTGGCGGAGAAACGGCAATAAATTCATTGCCGTTGTCTTCGC
Coding sequences:
- a CDS encoding DUF11 domain-containing protein is translated as MDLSVDSASYDNDQEVAYTLVLTNESDKAIAELDVKDELLNILTTDDQGNNVNAFSQVSTQAQSSFLSSPGDYSRFGNLDASGVRIAAGGSVTYTMVATVSADAAGTIDNVASASTGLLDAVESNTESIQRGLYEHDITVSVDKTHYQLNDELTYTIKVLNTGDTVIKAIDVQGAIADIKALNIEAALEPAFTDNVNSASVEGDESDAGTFNSSGNLVVSDASIDIGGSITYTIEATVADNLVGDIVNGDVAAETRDALVSADVLTTPPTEPNVSLTHTLNQSDSYLVDDKFSYTVKVTNQENSGIAYHYSVQQFLEDLKTDLGNEISTDKNADDTTGNPYESWTNQVITLGANSTSELADSGIESNKSLNDVVSIYPGEQILYSVEVDVSPVSIGAIPEVIARVVDADGTADSGDVLTNPLDTKEVIHSSSSQITRNKKTTDTTYVPGIAGQNEVVYDIVVSNKDSEFFANDIEVVDKFACIVTEQADGSNASAFSEWKLEVADRSGDGSNYGSFNYNTWTTNDINLKVDLAPEGYVHYKLTAKVADTSVGQIVDDGTDAGLCLGDNLGESGSGVQMPNSKLKVQKEVDSRYYSAGGTLNYDITVENNGDGYAIDVPVYDDLVSVMTQSINDTPTKAYLSWVITAKSYASDGSISTNSDPGFTGQIEGNQSNKLILDEKAKLAPHDKIVYSIAAIVNPIADDEIRNEVTVNSVLYSDRGAYPRDYYLTLDKRVDGHNEQNAYTDTTTEITYTIKVSNPEGNGFASNINVKDEISTIEAELLHEPGETKPVFSSWTISAQKEAVSPWVLAVTDPGEFSDNNDLNATAQIPPGASITYTIVGQLDRSDDTEILWGSFSNTAKVTGPDTNLSDTVSTHPSEPNLVVDKTAQSAEFVGGERTSFDIYIYNRGVGYANDAKVQDSISALNFFDSWTIVGTTNTDKPGSRYGDISDNADIDTNVDITPGGWVHYEVSGVVRSDYEEDQVSNRVDVYDPITDREHSSSAQIDNSNSAYDINVSLAKTTDVVRYTPGEDLTYTIVIGNNSDTEETDLIFMDRLSDITTTLANDKDGEAEDFLAQNPFEYWSVDTGSGFGSPTTEDVELPVSIPAKDYVTVRIKARVKDNAVSSGVADRDAGIIRNEAVLIHSSDVGCTNDCEYAKRAVAENHQVHNSGGVVRTTNINRYSPGDELTYTIKYNSQDGHGYRNNVDVNELINGISVELQDGTFGNPFFDDVAGTNKFTVAVAKSDPANAGTTDGTNDGDVKNDTDIVTSIDIDAGEDVTYTVTGIVRPDATGDIHYRDTVVLPDDYHLNFDKTTDEVVYEPGKTVTYHLVVENDGKGNAHDIPIVDNLKDITVDLVDGSTGPAYSSWTITSIASGADSDYVDAGAGAGNVYTSTDTNLNLEADIPMGATLEYRVVATINDKANGGIVNVLTVDGDTISHNIQQEARKVDFEKNILAYYDADDNPMPGATSYMPGGYIEYEILIENVSSAHVDDMSLRDDIDQINTQYFDGSRGPAFDSWTIETFADGSGISDPDVDNSIRDNQPIDTHFDISADNFGRSGALAFVRYVIKAKISPKAVGSFTNRAYMGEDNGNEFIAVSPPASMSEPEVVFSKQVFSDSGLSSKKEHYSQASGESEVYYRVQIKNTGNGTEYGSRLEDTISAIETRIAEDASTTGSDPVGQPFLSGWEVNLEKAAAAGSITDAVDFVSGNNLDIDNEIVIAPQESLTFTIHGVIREDALGEVLNRASYDGSVRSANLLPLENKISVSKRVVSVNGKPFSDGDTYLPGDQVEYEFVVANPENGWANDVHIKDVMSNVQVEVIGGDVESAFVSSEISHEVGNGIDANADTYVPGYNATSNLNIETDIAAGEVLTFNATGVIRDDALGTISANRVTADSESATSEKIPPQAVELDYFKTLVYTDGESAGCSVPSNDGSGCTYAPRGDVEYQVTLDNTGDSIANDVSVIDAIQAIKTEDGDDAFSEWSTAIAVEPAGSYDVQGDYNGSVPLDATVDLRPGERIVFDVKGKVSTSATGTITNTAKVNGDDTNDIVLDPGRSNILVDKWTDTPEYVPGGTINYYIDITNDDVDTGLFSIRDMISGFEVETVDGSMQTALTEWTIDYDVLANSAPLDPNANDFSELDKLVGQNSPDINLPAESLKISGRDDTGTGGGAQHTLVRIHIEGKVRDDAIGRFTNTAYLRHGLDDSKMIRLREGYITPKSGYLVLTKEATPIDEPDAKYQPGQPISYKITVANTGEGYLVDQILTDRIDTIMTEVANSPDQAQALTGNWIISDEQLDGSGDPALNARKDAVNNAQGYSATYSIHPGDSYSFVVTNTVNDKAKGEITNMVKVEGDDGEYTADATYIPEDAQVEITKEVDKAEYLPGETLQYTVTVTNNGLGWAEDVAIEDALQSVETTIAGGETSHAFEPASIQISAASATGETPVPAPTSGEDLNETLDIAPQDSVVFTIQVTTNALATGDITNLASASFDGTTFDDSATSTPVLATLSIEKTVDTPTYEVTKLSHYEITVTNSSDSFAAGVQLQDIISDIQVDTTTDKKESAFLMWEVSFEASDDRTVVNPESFELSKDIDAYMDIAPQSTVTFHVEALIRTTAVGDISNTATITYNGTQQDSTVVMTPKDSEFVATKTNVQTEYVPGGELEFLITIQNTSNNNINDLSVVDDMSSIEVEYYDDTTGPAFVSGTTSMAVESTTVGTTAEQISPTEYSVDIAPHGTVVFRSKGTVVDTATGRIVNTAQVDGGDVVSPPVHTVAAVVQAELFTDAPYYVPGEEVEYHLVVQNIGRGIAKDVALYTQFAESMGDHIDGSHSNSFDKGTLSATWEGAETQPGTFDTDRDLATIVDIAPGGKIDYTFILTVNEDMLTNIDVFGYYLDLTGSSTARARSKNTKESDASKQITGNQVSALNLPPVSADLVVEKRSDKPEYTEDDDSVTYYLAVTNNGQGNAANVRLTDEISELQNSTANKVFTDWTIEGVEVDDSGAVIQRHSFPLNKDLNITVNLKSNKRNAYAFEVVGTLGKGLDDDITNTFTATESDGTETSDSVTTHIKKIPDNSGELELTKSALQDTAQVGDAVEYEIIVENNNESYFKNVTVEDRYPGGLKYIVDTSEVVLSGIDGEFGTEDDQVISQEPSDTGKLMFTSLNFDPGEKLRIRYLLRVSVGATFGDYINTAVAKVDGTAVSNEDTAKVTIEPDKVFDTSSIIGKVFEDHNKDGFQADATAFDVELTANLATQGYIADSTHIIRDGQDVAIQDGAITTALEQGLDLGDLWGHSVNRALPETSKVVIQFKTRTQQSFNFYVTTDAGSRIEFDAQGQIQFKHESDKKKGLSAENLNVTRNLYRDGEDFLWEIVIENKGIYEDGIPGVKLMTVEGIVIYTDQYGRYHVPDQWVLNKKGKNFLVKLDTDSLSTSMEVVSENPKVLRITPNKLTKFNFSVHRKDQ